One genomic segment of Puniceicoccales bacterium includes these proteins:
- a CDS encoding FHIPEP family type III secretion protein yields the protein KAIEVYSILTIGDGLVSQIPALMISITAGVIVTRVSSDAANPLGRDIGKQLLSRPKALVIGGCLIVGFMLIPGFPKIPFVIIGIISVLAGRSLMKSEGDGKGDVPKTAKLAKATGMPSDIAPNIPTFKEEKEEFSVTVPLLLDVASSIEDSVDPTALNDQLIQIRKALYYDLGVPFPGIHLRFNENLTDGIYQILLQEVPISQGRILKDHVLVRESKESLGILNISYQEEKAFLPNIPSLWVSKDLVPQMDKASISYMTTPQIFTYHLSFILKKYSGEFIGLQETRFILENMEKNFPELVKEVQRVLPVQKVGEVLQRLVQEDVSIRNLRLIMQCLIDWGQKEKEPVLLADYVRSSLKRYISYKYSGGQNILAVYLLDPSVEDVVRKAIRQTSAGSYLALEPDTAKQIVHKVKEEVGDFSKESNRPVLLTSMDIRRYVRKLIELELYEMPVLSHQELTEEITIQPLGRISLG from the coding sequence CAAAGCCATAGAAGTGTATTCCATATTGACCATAGGAGATGGTCTGGTTTCGCAAATACCGGCGCTGATGATATCTATTACCGCCGGTGTGATAGTTACCAGGGTATCCTCCGATGCGGCCAATCCATTGGGCCGTGACATAGGTAAGCAGTTATTGTCAAGGCCGAAAGCACTGGTCATTGGTGGTTGTCTAATCGTCGGTTTCATGTTGATACCAGGATTTCCAAAAATACCATTTGTGATCATTGGTATTATTTCTGTCTTGGCCGGGCGTTCGCTGATGAAATCCGAAGGCGATGGCAAGGGCGATGTTCCCAAAACGGCAAAACTTGCCAAAGCCACCGGTATGCCATCGGATATTGCACCAAATATTCCCACATTTAAAGAAGAGAAGGAGGAATTTTCCGTTACTGTGCCGTTGCTGTTGGATGTGGCCTCATCCATAGAGGATTCGGTGGATCCCACTGCTTTGAATGATCAACTAATACAGATTCGGAAAGCTCTGTACTATGATCTTGGTGTACCATTTCCTGGTATCCATTTGAGATTTAACGAAAATCTTACCGATGGTATATATCAAATTCTATTGCAAGAGGTTCCGATTTCTCAAGGTCGGATTCTCAAGGATCATGTATTGGTTCGCGAATCCAAGGAAAGCCTTGGAATTCTAAATATTTCTTACCAAGAGGAGAAGGCATTTTTGCCAAACATACCATCGCTTTGGGTGAGCAAAGATCTCGTCCCACAGATGGATAAGGCCAGCATCAGCTATATGACTACACCTCAAATATTTACTTATCATTTATCATTCATATTAAAAAAGTATTCCGGTGAGTTCATTGGTTTGCAGGAAACCAGATTTATTCTGGAAAATATGGAAAAAAATTTCCCAGAACTAGTAAAGGAGGTTCAGAGGGTTCTGCCGGTACAAAAGGTTGGCGAGGTGCTACAGCGTCTTGTGCAAGAAGATGTTTCCATAAGGAATCTCCGATTAATCATGCAGTGTCTCATAGACTGGGGCCAAAAGGAAAAGGAACCAGTATTGTTGGCAGACTATGTGAGGTCCAGCCTCAAAAGGTATATCAGCTATAAATATAGCGGTGGGCAGAATATTTTGGCAGTGTATTTGCTGGATCCATCGGTGGAAGATGTGGTCAGAAAAGCCATAAGGCAAACATCGGCAGGAAGTTATCTAGCGCTTGAACCGGATACGGCAAAGCAAATTGTACATAAGGTTAAGGAGGAAGTGGGAGATTTTTCCAAAGAATCCAATAGACCTGTGTTACTAACATCAATGGACATAAGGCGTTATGTACGCAAACTGATAGAACTTGAGCTGTATGAAATGCCGGTACTGTCTCATCAGGAGCTAACCGAAGAAATAACCATACAACCATTGGGAAGAATTTCACTTGGATAA